Proteins from a genomic interval of Coccinella septempunctata chromosome 2, icCocSept1.1, whole genome shotgun sequence:
- the LOC123308584 gene encoding stomatin-like protein 2, mitochondrial — translation MFTRSFILSRTLISNAKKHHVESTHIYRRFRSSTPINTVVMFVPQQEAWVVERMGKFYRVLEPGLNVLIPIVDRVKYVQSLKEIAVDIPKQSAITADNVNLNIDGVLYLRIIDPYLTSYGVEDPEFAITQLAQTTMRSELGKISLDKVFRERENLNVSIVDSINKASEAWGMQCLRYEIRDIKLPQRVQEAMQMQVEAERKKRAAILESEGVREADINVAEGKRRARILASEAERQEQINKASGEATAIQAVAEARAIALRVVAKALEEDLGPNAASLTIAEQYVAAFNKLAKSSNTLILPSNVGDVSSLVTQAMSTYSTICKTQASTSGMDKRQREKSPSKDDLLPEYFSDEEEAKNYKVNETIQTIKK, via the exons ATGTTTACACGCTCATTCATACTTTCTAGAACTTTGATCTCCAATGCAAAG aaacatcATGTGGAGTCCACACATATATATAGAAGGTTCCGATCTTCAACCCCCATAAATACTGTCGTAATGTTTGTTCCTCAACAAGAA GCATGGGTTGTAGAAAGAATGGGAAAATTCTATAGGGTATTAGAACCAGGATTAAATGTACTAATTCCTATCGTTGATAGAGTTAAATATGTTCAGAGTCTTAAAGAAATTGCAGTGGATATTCCTAAACAGAGTGCCATAACTGCTGATAATGTAAATTTAAACATTGATGGAGTTTTATATCTGAGAATAATAGACCCTTATTTAACCAGTTATGGTGTTGAAGATCCAGAGTTTGCGATAACTCAATTGGCACAGACTACAATGAGATCTGAACTTGGAAAGATTTCCTTAGATAAAGTTTTCAGAGAAAGGGAAAATTTGAATGTGTCTATTGTAGATTCAATAAATAAAGCTAGTGAGGCCTGGGGCATGCAATGCTTGAGATATGAAATAA GGGATATTAAATTGCCTCAAAGAGTTCAAGAAGCAATGCAAATGCAGGTAGAAGCGGAAAGGAAGAAAAGAGCTGCAATTTTAGAATCTGAAGGAGTAAGAGAAGCAGATATAAATGTTGCTGAAGGTAAAAGGAGAGCTAGAATTTTGGCTTCGGAGGCTGAACGACAAGAACAGATCAACAAAGCTTCTGGTGAGGCAACAGCCATACAAGCTGTGGCTGAAGCAAGAGCTATAGCTTTGAGAGTTGTTGCCAAAGCTTTAGAAGAAGATTTGGGTCCGAATGCAGCATCTTTAACAATAGCTGAGCAATATGTGGCAGCATTTAATAAGTTAGCAAAATCATCAAACACTTTAATTCTTCCATCAAATGTCGGAGATGTTTCAAGTTTAGTTACTCAG GCCATGTCTACTTATTCCACAATCTGTAAAACTCAGGCTTCTACATCTGGAATGGATAAGAGACAGCGTGAAAAATCTCCTTCTAAAGACGATCTATTACctgaatatttcagtgatgaaGAAGAAGCTAAAAATTATAAAGTGAatgaaacaattcaaacaataaaaaaataa
- the LOC123308582 gene encoding uncharacterized protein LOC123308582, producing the protein MSSDDFITNFHNLPGISLKEKKRSLHNLLKSLKNASTNTVDSILQKLKPTSYLEETFRIEILITLKRTNDLLNVLKDGNEIEACKIIKQRWFIEELTNTFTADRFIQDVFPQLSLSVRTKILKKILVFIKDEEFIKKLFETLYSVYGWQVSSVLLTGCPDEKIKEMLQKHLCWLSTSQLKLLFNKNPSLVTFYFEMMKQEESYLDNYKWRTFFDYMVVKDPIFFENFSQKFDIYKRNFGRQTTKKFLKIKQDDIMENPNKYISFLRNDALVRKLGDNFPEFYKKALPKDLYEFQYCSAKSLLKYYRKSKQYQLYLNTFQETYKKDLWENSDYMDERLIELIPNKEEREKWIKKFEKRSNYEKYRDGGALVRCAMKCSAIEFEEEDYMLSDDVGISERKTVFNTLISTCKLNKDYDALLNVLKSFCQRHRNSDVSIIYNFLRCLYDELEMKKLTAEHWKYINEIINIQLFKKQKLFYPILIEYIRFLRTQNKSIDELVLTLLKEMPQKLVDFKYDDDEFEKSLLELYIKYYPQVTDDKKLNLAVQIILSVMKWNKKHSKNPIYLHNQQNILNDFLALKDKEKLDQPLLKAFKYLICRQKECQETSDLDEIYWQNFKNLRDRTITRWFLKYKPGIIKNNLNKVGIMLENKDINLVRNLKKYDHIDIPNDITKLCLEELESAEPSKRDRVVKILVYFMSSQDFQSFFQQYIPTVDKVDTAGGSESVRKSYEIQCALAKYLKNRINLNDNLQDLLKYSRGDILSSALPSIYSSFCRIPENKLYSALDDLSNKAVSTRKHAIFLTSLISPIDKVLMKFSIVRQSEKNVSVRQHMFLSCYKYYLRNNIDECWPLLRDYIAQLKKEQKDILKLLTNVHKIPINNRAIFTECAWEILSKVKKEGVKMDDNMQSLLSNLNPSDIKLLREQFAMNIIENYLFDLDECSMNDTVFNLTNCFLVLCGNTEIKVRFIFDCIHKLKEKFWNDDEKKIHVLKIISKFCFNIFKSMLKKDNKLKYDKNLPKLFSEAWKKEFTIEETFEEHIFLDFVIIHIASDTKSDSLSKEMSEYFSGTLKKYGNLVIDNFKYFLTFFLRLIYKGDDHDLQVLKFLDSFLDYNCSAEHCALVIDLLPSGNHKEDVQEAYNKLLKKLLQKDQIVRICLYGKLKENSIGYY; encoded by the coding sequence ATGTCTTCTGACGATTTCATAACAAATTTTCATAATCTCCCAGGAATATCTTTGAAGGAAAAGAAGAGATCTCTGCACAatttattgaaaagtttgaaaaatgCATCTACTAATACTGTCGATTCAATCTTACAGAAATTGAAACCCACATCATATCTTGAAGAAACATTCAGAATTGAAATTCTCATAACTTTAAAGCGAACTAATGATCTTCTGAATGTACTGAAGGATGGTAATGAAATAGAAGCTTGTAAAATAATCAAGCAAAGATGGTTCATCGAAGAATTGACTAACACGTTTACAGCTGACAGATTCATTCAAGATGTATTTCCACAGTTATCTCTTTCTGTAAGGACAAAGATACTCAAGAAAATATTAGTTTTCATTAAAGATGAAGAATTCATCAAGAAATTGTTTGAAACTTTGTACTCTGTTTATGGGTGGCAAGTCTCTTCAGTACTACTTACTGGATGCCcagatgaaaaaataaaagaaatgttACAGAAACATCTTTGCTGGCTTTCAACATCTCAATTGAAACtacttttcaataaaaatccaTCATTAGTTACATTCTATTTCGAAATGATGAAACAAGAAGAATCATATTTGGATAATTATAAATGGCGTACATTTTTTGACTACATGGTAGTAAAAGATCCAATTTTCTTTGAGAACTTTTCACAGAAATTTGACATTTATAAAAGAAACTTTGGTAGACAAACTACCAAAAAATTCCTGAAGATTAAACAGGATGACATTATGGAAAATCCTAAtaagtatatttcatttttgagaaaTGATGCTCTAGTTAGAAAATTGGGGGATAACTTTCCAGAATTCTATAAAAAAGCATTACCAAAAGATCTTTACGAGTTTCAGTACTGTAGTGCAAAATCATTGTTGAAATATTACCGTAAAAGCAAGCAATATCAGCTTTATTTGAATACCTTTCAAGAAACTTACAAAAAAGACCTTTGGGAGAACTCAGACTACATGGATGAAAGATTGATTGAGCTCATCCCTAATAAGGAAGAAAGAGAAAAATGGATaaagaaatttgaaaagagATCCAACTATGAGAAATATAGAGATGGGGGGGCCTTGGTTAGGTGTGCAATGAAATGTAGTGCTATAGAATTTGAAGAAGAAGACTACATGCTTAGTGATGATGTGGGAATTTCTGAAAGGAAGACTGTCTTCAACACATTAATAAGCACTTGCAAATTGAACAAAGATTATGATGCGCTTTTGAACGTACTGAAATCTTTCTGTCAACGGCATAGGAATAGTGATGTGAGTATAATCTATAACTTTTTACGCTGTTTATATGATGAGCTCGAGATGAAAAAATTAACTGCAGAACACTGGAAGTACATAAATGAAATTATAAATATTCAGTTATTCAAGAAACAAAAATTGTTCTATCCGATTCTGATTGAGTATATAAGATTCCTTCGTACACAAAATAAGTCAATAGATGAATTGGTATTGACTCTCTTGAAAGAAATGCCTCAAAAACTTGTTGATTTCAAgtatgatgatgatgaatttgaaaaatctcTGCTTGAACTATACATCAAATACTATCCACAAGTAACCGATGATAAAAAACTCAACTTAGCTGTTCAAATCATATTGAGTGTAATGAAATGGAATAAGAAACACTCGAAGAACCCAATTTACCTTCATAATCAACAAAACATCCTTAATGACTTCTTGGCATTGAAAGATAAGGAAAAATTAGATCAGCCACTTTTGAAAGCATTCAAATATTTAATTTGTAGACAGAAAGAGTGTCAAGAAACTTCAGATCTAGATGAGATCTActggcaaaatttcaaaaacttgaGAGATCGTACTATCACCAGATGGTTTCTCAAGTATAAACCAGGAATTATAAAGAATAATTTGAACAAAGTTGGGATCATGTTGGAAAATAAGGATATTAACTTGGTACGTAATCTCAAGAAATACGACCATATTGATATACCAAATGATATAACAAAATTATGCTTGGAAGAACTAGAAAGTGCCGAGCCTTCCAAAAGAGATCGGGTGGTAAAAATCCTTGTATATTTCATGTCGTCCCAAGATTTCCAGAGCTTTTTCCAACAATATATTCCTACTGTTGATAAAGTGGATACTGCTGGGGGAAGTGAAAGTGTGAGAAAATCTTATGAAATTCAATGTGCTTTGGCCAAATACTTGAAGAACAGAATAAATCTCAATGATAACCTTCAAGACTTACTCAAATATAGCCGGGGGGATATTTTATCTTCTGCTTTACCATCAATTTACAGTAGTTTTTGCAGGATTCCcgaaaataaattatattcagCATTGGATGATTTGAGTAATAAAGCTGTGTCTACAAGGAAACATGCAATATTTCTCACGAGTCTTATATCACCCATAGATAAAGTCTTGATGAAATTCAGCATAGTCAggcaatcagaaaaaaatgtatCTGTGAGACAGCATATGTTTCTGAGCTGTTACAAATATTATTTAAGAAATAACATTGATGAATGTTGGCCTCTACTGAGAGATTATATCGCACAactaaaaaaagaacagaaggaTATACTGAAGCTACTAACAAATGTACATAAAATACCAATAAATAATCGTGCTATTTTCACAGAATGTGCCTGGGAAATTTTAAGCAAAGTGAAAAAAGAAGGCGTTAAAATGGATGATAACATGCAATCATTACTGTCAAATTTGAATCCAAGTGATATCAAACTTTTACGTGAACAGTTTGCTatgaatatcattgaaaattatttgtttGACTTGGATGAATGCTCTATGAATGATACTGTGTTCAATTTAACAAATTGTTTTCTGGTATTGTGTGGGAATACAGAGATAAAAGTACGTTTTATATTTGATTGCATTCATAAATTGAAGGAGAAATTTTGGAATGATGATGAAAAGAAAATACATGTGCTAAAAATAATTAGTAAGTTTTGTTTTAACATATTCAAATCAATGCTCAAAAAAGACAATAAATTGAAGTATGATAAAAACCTTCCTAAACTATTCTCTGAAGCATGGAAGAAAGAATTCACCATTGAGGAAACATTTGAAGAGCATATTTTCCTTGACTTCGTTATAATTCACATCGCATCAGATACTAAATCTGATTCACTATCTAAGGAAATGAGTGAATATTTTTCTGGTACTCTCAAGAAATACGGAAATTTAGTCATTGATAATTTCAAGTACTTTTTAACATTTTTCCTCAGATTGATTTATAAGGGTGATGATCATGATTTGCAAGTCCTGAAATTTTTGGATAGTTTTCTAGATTATAACTGTTCTGCAGAACATTGTGCCTTAGTTATCGATCTTTTACCCAGTGGAAACCATAAGGAAGATGTTCAAGAAGCTTACAACAAGTTGCTGAAGAAACTGTTGCAAAAAGATCAAATTGTACGAATTTGTTTATatggaaaactgaaagaaaattcTATTGGTTATTATTAA
- the LOC123308583 gene encoding CCR4-NOT transcription complex subunit 11 isoform X1, whose amino-acid sequence MILFGCGLWLIYFTILYSKNNKNIIHSWETEPYIIFNLEEKYFLVCNLSLQVLVLLYRNMALTEPQCDYLLSILDRDYVMTRTLETLSNEVHKKFERTDFFKVGNVIILLLQQDMLPEPEQRLAAVTLLYEMYRGEPLALSPFAPVFVHLLLPQDQKANLNVIGHLPRITEPEKSFISQLVSDVSKDILLKKTATQIINSDYTVHTPVDLSKLQLSLVEKTSELPLTSKAAISVILPGFENTKKDSNSLFDKNLIKMLASGEDAPINKVYKPEFVSLAPPLLNCQDEPVWLNPITPSEHSVAYDSSMCMTSKKIYDTRKLMSKAYEGALTLQHQNEIVAELANDSKLVHHIGLTPKKLPKLVENNPLIAIEVLLKLMQSKQITEYFSVLVNMEMSLHSMEVVNRLTTTVDLPTEFIHLYISNCISTCETIKDRYMQNRLVRLVCVFLQSLIRNKIINVQELIIEVQSFCIEFSRIREAAALFRLLKQLESGEE is encoded by the exons ATGATCCTCTTTGGTTGTGGTTTGTGGTTAATTTACTTCACTATTttgtattcgaaaaataataaaaatatcatCCATTCATGGGAAACTGAAccatatattatttttaatttggaagaaaaatatttcttagTGTGCAACCTTTCATTACAAGTATTAGTATTATTATATCGAAACATGGCTTTAACAGAGCCCCAGTGCGATTATCTACTAAG tATCTTGGATAGAGATTATGTTATGACTCGAACGTTGGAgaccctttcaaatgaagtacacaaaaaatttgaaaggaCTGATTTCTTCAAAG TTGGCAATGTAATTATTTTGCTTCTGCAACAAGATATGTTGCCAGAGCCGGAGCAACGGCTAGCAGCAGTGACATTACTTTATGAGATGTATCGGGGAGAACCCCTAGCCTTATCCCCCTTTGCGCCAGTATTCGTTCATTTACTG CTTCCACAGGATCAGAAAGCTAATTTGAATGTCATAGGACATTTGCCAAGAATTACAGAACCAGAAAAATCCTTTATTTCTCAGTTAGTCTCTGATGTATCCAAAGATATA CTGTTGAAAAAAACCGCAACTCAAATAATAAATTCTGATTACACAGTACATACACCAGTTGACCTCTCTAAGTTGCAATTGTCTTTGGTGGAAAAGACATCTGAATTACCCCTCACTAGTAAGGCAGCAATATCAGTTATTTTACCAGGTTTTGAGAATACTAAAAAAGA CTCCAATTCTTTGTTTGATAAAAATCTTATAAAAATGCTAGCTTCGGGGGAGGATGCTCCAATAAACAAGGTCTACAAGCCAGAATTTGTTTCATTAGCACCTCCATTATTGAACTGCCAAGATGAG CCTGTATGGTTGAATCCAATCACCCCAAGTGAACATAGTGTGGCTTATGATTCATCAATGTGTATGACatctaaaaaaatttatgaCACCAGAAAATTGATGAGTAAGGCTTACGAAGGTGCTCTTACACttcaacatcaaaatgaaaTTGTGGCCGAACTGGCAAATGATTCTAaactcgttcatcatatagGCTTAACTCCAAAAAAG CTACCAAAATTAGTTGAGAATAATCCTCTTATCGCTATAGAGGTATTACTTAAACTCATGCAGTCCAAACAAATAACAGAATACTTCAGTGTACTAGTTAATATGGAAATGTCCTTGCATTCAATGGAAGTAGTTAATAGGTTGACTACTACAGTGGACTTGCCTACTGAGTTTATACACCTCTATATATCCAATTGCATATCCACATGTGAGACAATTAAAGACAGGTATATGCAAAACAGATTAGTACGTCTTGTGTGCGTTTTTCTGCAGTCACTGATAAGAAATAAAATCATCAATGTCCAG GAGTTAATCATAGAAGTTCAATCTTTCTGCATTGAATTCAGTAGAATTAGAGAGGCCGCTGCACTTTTCAGACTCCTGAAACAACTTGAATCTGGGGAAGAATGA
- the LOC123308036 gene encoding ubiquinone biosynthesis protein COQ9, mitochondrial: protein MSCVIRFRPLIAARFAIGQKNYCNTIRHFSKRDGEDNFINSEDYESDIKSKILREALKFVPEKGWTKDAVTAGAHVAGYPGVVHGLFPGAGADLVNFFLSDSNKQLVEILKNYQKEPELQSITPVQFVEKAIQQKLLMLVPYKSKWPQAIAIMSLPPNVPTALASLLTLVDDICYYAGDRSVDFNWYARRIGVAGIYKTTELYLIQDNSPDHIKTFEFLNKRLSEAVVIHDLICKNDTANPGTKDSIVSAFVTARNILGLNWNR from the coding sequence ATGTCTTGTGTTATCCGATTCAGACCACTTATTGCAGCACGTTTCGCAATAGGTCAGAAAAATTATTGCAATACTATAAGACATTTTTCCAAAAGAGATGGAGAGGATAACTTTATAAATTCAGAAGATTATGAATCAGACATTAAATCTAAGATTTTACGTGAAGCATTGAAGTTCGTCCCAGAGAAAGGCTGGACAAAAGATGCTGTGACTGCAGGTGCACATGTTGCCGGTTACCCAGGGGTAGTTCATGGTTTATTTCCTGGGGCAGGAGCAGatcttgttaatttttttttgtctgatTCCAACAAGCAattggttgaaattttgaaaaactatcaGAAAGAACCTGAGCTTCAGTCAATCACACCTgttcaatttgttgaaaaagCCATACAACAAAAACTACTCATGCTAGTCCCTTACAAGAGCAAATGGCCCCAAGCAATAGCTATAATGTCATTGCCTCCAAATGTACCTACAGCTCTTGCTTCACTCTTAACACTTGTTGATGATATTTGTTATTATGCAGGAGACAGGTCTGTTGATTTCAATTGGTATGCCAGAAGAATTGGTGTAGCAGGAATTTATAAAACAACGGAGTTGTACCTCATCCAAGACAATTCACCAGATCACATAAAaacatttgaatttttgaataaaagatTGTCTGAAGCTGTTGTAATCCACGATTTAATATGTAAGAATGATACAGCCAATCCTGGAACTAAGGATTCAATAGTTTCTGCATTTGTAACAGCCAGAAATATACTAGGATTGAATTGGAATAGATAG
- the LOC123308583 gene encoding CCR4-NOT transcription complex subunit 11 isoform X2 codes for MILFGCGLWLIYFTILYSKNNKNIIHSWETEPYIIFNLEEKYFLVCNLSLQVLVLLYRNMALTEPQCDYLLSILDRDYVMTRTLETLSNEVHKKFERTDFFKVGNVIILLLQQDMLPEPEQRLAAVTLLYEMYRGEPLALSPFAPVFVHLLDQKANLNVIGHLPRITEPEKSFISQLVSDVSKDILLKKTATQIINSDYTVHTPVDLSKLQLSLVEKTSELPLTSKAAISVILPGFENTKKDSNSLFDKNLIKMLASGEDAPINKVYKPEFVSLAPPLLNCQDEPVWLNPITPSEHSVAYDSSMCMTSKKIYDTRKLMSKAYEGALTLQHQNEIVAELANDSKLVHHIGLTPKKLPKLVENNPLIAIEVLLKLMQSKQITEYFSVLVNMEMSLHSMEVVNRLTTTVDLPTEFIHLYISNCISTCETIKDRYMQNRLVRLVCVFLQSLIRNKIINVQELIIEVQSFCIEFSRIREAAALFRLLKQLESGEE; via the exons ATGATCCTCTTTGGTTGTGGTTTGTGGTTAATTTACTTCACTATTttgtattcgaaaaataataaaaatatcatCCATTCATGGGAAACTGAAccatatattatttttaatttggaagaaaaatatttcttagTGTGCAACCTTTCATTACAAGTATTAGTATTATTATATCGAAACATGGCTTTAACAGAGCCCCAGTGCGATTATCTACTAAG tATCTTGGATAGAGATTATGTTATGACTCGAACGTTGGAgaccctttcaaatgaagtacacaaaaaatttgaaaggaCTGATTTCTTCAAAG TTGGCAATGTAATTATTTTGCTTCTGCAACAAGATATGTTGCCAGAGCCGGAGCAACGGCTAGCAGCAGTGACATTACTTTATGAGATGTATCGGGGAGAACCCCTAGCCTTATCCCCCTTTGCGCCAGTATTCGTTCATTTACTG GATCAGAAAGCTAATTTGAATGTCATAGGACATTTGCCAAGAATTACAGAACCAGAAAAATCCTTTATTTCTCAGTTAGTCTCTGATGTATCCAAAGATATA CTGTTGAAAAAAACCGCAACTCAAATAATAAATTCTGATTACACAGTACATACACCAGTTGACCTCTCTAAGTTGCAATTGTCTTTGGTGGAAAAGACATCTGAATTACCCCTCACTAGTAAGGCAGCAATATCAGTTATTTTACCAGGTTTTGAGAATACTAAAAAAGA CTCCAATTCTTTGTTTGATAAAAATCTTATAAAAATGCTAGCTTCGGGGGAGGATGCTCCAATAAACAAGGTCTACAAGCCAGAATTTGTTTCATTAGCACCTCCATTATTGAACTGCCAAGATGAG CCTGTATGGTTGAATCCAATCACCCCAAGTGAACATAGTGTGGCTTATGATTCATCAATGTGTATGACatctaaaaaaatttatgaCACCAGAAAATTGATGAGTAAGGCTTACGAAGGTGCTCTTACACttcaacatcaaaatgaaaTTGTGGCCGAACTGGCAAATGATTCTAaactcgttcatcatatagGCTTAACTCCAAAAAAG CTACCAAAATTAGTTGAGAATAATCCTCTTATCGCTATAGAGGTATTACTTAAACTCATGCAGTCCAAACAAATAACAGAATACTTCAGTGTACTAGTTAATATGGAAATGTCCTTGCATTCAATGGAAGTAGTTAATAGGTTGACTACTACAGTGGACTTGCCTACTGAGTTTATACACCTCTATATATCCAATTGCATATCCACATGTGAGACAATTAAAGACAGGTATATGCAAAACAGATTAGTACGTCTTGTGTGCGTTTTTCTGCAGTCACTGATAAGAAATAAAATCATCAATGTCCAG GAGTTAATCATAGAAGTTCAATCTTTCTGCATTGAATTCAGTAGAATTAGAGAGGCCGCTGCACTTTTCAGACTCCTGAAACAACTTGAATCTGGGGAAGAATGA
- the LOC123308585 gene encoding maspardin-like, translating to MSFISELSQSKEYLSFRSSVPLKVIVVDNNDKKGWKVFDCGPKSIKCPLVCVPPVSGSADIYFKQALSLSAKGIRVISVEAPVYWNVRDWCEGFRKLLDHLGVEKVHIFGASLGGYLAQKFAEYAHLNQRVASLILCNTFNDTSIFNSHESAALYWLLPALVLKRLIIGNFKPNKVDCSIMEAAEFMAEKLESLSQIELASRLTLNCLKGYVEAHKLRDIPVTIIDVFDEYALSGAVREELYKCYPEAKIANMKSGGNFPYLSRCQEVNLYIQIHLRQFDDNDLSPSNMPLLNRC from the exons atgagttttATAAGCGAATTATCCCAGTCCAAAGAATATTTGAGCTTCAGAAGCAGTGTACCTCTAAAAGTTATAGTTGTGGATAATAATGATAAAAAG GGATGGAAAGTTTTTGATTGTGGACCAAAATCTATAAAATGTCCTCTTGTGTGTGTACCCCCTGTGTCAGGATCCGCTGATATCTATTTCAAACAAGCGTTGAGTTTATCAGCTAAGGGAATAAGAGTTATATCTGTTGAAGCACCTGTCTACTGGAATGTGAGAGATTGGTGTGAAGGTTttagaaaacttttggatcattTAGGTGTTGAAAAGGTTCATATTTTTGGTGCCTCCTTAG GTGGTTATTTAGCACAGAAATTTGCCGAGTATGCACATCTCAATCAAAGAGTGGCATCACTGATTTTATGCAATACATTCAATGATACCTCAATTTTCAATTCCCACGAATCGGCTGCTTTATATTGGCTATTACCAGCCCTGGTACTTAAAAGACTGATTATTGGCAATTTCAAACCTAATAAGGTAGATTGCAGCATTATGGAAGCTGCAGAGTTCATGGCAGAAAAG ttggaaaGCTTAAGCCAAATAGAATTAGCAAGTCGACTAACATTGAACTGTTTGAAAGGATACGTAGAAGCTCATAAACTTAGAGACATTCCAGTAACAATAATAGATGTTTTCGATGAGTATGCTTTATCAGGTGCTGTTAGGGAAGAACTTTACAAGTGTTACCCAGAAGCTAAAATTGCAAACATGAAATCTGGGGGTAATTTTCCATACCTGAGTCGTTGCCAAGAAGTTAATTTGTATATTCAG attcATTTGAGACAATTTGACGATAATGATCTTTCACCCTCTAACATGCCTTTATTGAACAGATGCTGA